Proteins from a genomic interval of Magnetococcales bacterium:
- a CDS encoding oligosaccharide flippase family protein yields MRGSLPQLLARGVEKGAMFVFFAGFARIFGAEAFGDFSYLFTVCTLLFILFDLGGNFYQVPLLAKATDGKDPLATLIMAKSGLFLIILLATLWFAPSPLLLILLISFYLNALVVTARSWLYCRRQFQQEASLNVLEKLLFLTAATVGGGIGKSLMACYWSFSVGRVGYLWAFFRRNRPRLNFPSRSEFLETIQNSWSYLLHAAVVVVFIQIDIVMLKHMGVASQDIGFYSASYRIIAVGMVLPTVLLDISYPQVTEYMGNQWFSKVHGVLFHPRRLNLLAGAILTIGVGFCASDLIWLIYGADFSASAPLLVLMSPLFLISFLRFADSAIISGTDFNRQKLIVSGLAAGTNITLNLFLIPAMGVYGALVATVITEILVLMGFHWVATRACPGQPHKTRDLLTILLGSSLVFGTGLLFYDHPIIRIAGWVILISGGFYLLLELRQGSMETKPIS; encoded by the coding sequence ATGCGTGGCAGCCTACCCCAACTATTGGCCCGAGGTGTTGAAAAAGGGGCCATGTTTGTTTTTTTCGCTGGTTTCGCGCGCATTTTTGGAGCGGAAGCGTTCGGAGATTTTTCCTATTTATTCACCGTTTGCACCCTTCTTTTCATTCTTTTTGACCTGGGCGGTAATTTTTACCAAGTCCCCCTTCTAGCCAAAGCGACTGATGGAAAAGATCCTCTAGCCACTCTCATCATGGCCAAAAGTGGACTCTTTTTGATCATCCTGTTGGCCACTCTCTGGTTTGCCCCCTCCCCCTTGCTGTTGATTCTTCTCATCTCCTTCTATTTAAACGCCCTGGTGGTCACAGCCCGTTCCTGGCTCTACTGTCGCCGTCAGTTTCAGCAGGAAGCAAGTCTGAACGTATTGGAAAAGCTGCTTTTCTTGACAGCTGCCACGGTGGGCGGTGGCATTGGCAAATCATTGATGGCCTGTTACTGGTCCTTTTCGGTGGGACGGGTTGGCTATCTGTGGGCCTTTTTTCGCCGCAATCGACCACGATTAAATTTTCCTTCCCGATCCGAATTTCTGGAGACCATCCAAAACAGTTGGAGCTACCTCCTCCATGCAGCGGTCGTCGTCGTCTTTATTCAAATCGACATCGTCATGCTCAAACATATGGGGGTAGCCAGTCAGGATATCGGTTTTTATTCAGCAAGTTATCGCATTATAGCGGTGGGCATGGTCCTGCCTACGGTACTGCTTGATATCAGTTATCCCCAGGTTACGGAATATATGGGGAATCAATGGTTCTCCAAGGTGCATGGTGTATTATTCCATCCCCGTCGCCTAAACCTGCTGGCTGGCGCCATTCTGACCATTGGGGTGGGTTTTTGTGCTTCTGACCTCATCTGGCTGATCTATGGGGCCGATTTTTCCGCCTCAGCCCCCCTTTTGGTACTGATGTCGCCTCTTTTTTTAATCAGCTTTCTACGTTTTGCTGATTCTGCGATCATCTCCGGGACAGATTTTAACCGCCAAAAACTGATTGTCTCCGGCCTGGCTGCTGGGACCAACATTACCCTCAATCTGTTTTTGATACCGGCTATGGGGGTGTATGGTGCCTTGGTAGCCACTGTTATTACAGAAATTTTGGTGTTGATGGGGTTTCATTGGGTCGCAACCCGGGCCTGCCCTGGTCAACCCCATAAAACCCGTGATCTACTAACCATCCTCCTGGGTTCCAGCCTGGTATTTGGCACAGGTTTGCTGTTTTATGATCATCCCATCATCCGAATAGCGGGCTGGGTTATCCTGATATCAGGCGGTTTTTACCTCCTTTTGGAGTTGCGACAGGGTAGTATGGAAACCAAGCCCATCTCGTAA
- a CDS encoding tetratricopeptide repeat protein, which produces MSSPNQTLSLKQALSLGVTHLQSGRLKPAERVFQAILSAHPLHAGAHHYLGVIAFRTGRLETALSHLNQALEQQPNLAEAHFILGNVYKKLAQQETAEQSYRQALAIKPDFPIVLNNLGELLHEMERFGEAEACFRRAVEIKPQFAAACNNLGKALRDLGRFKEAEACYRRALALKPAYQEALYGLANMCRVQRLNAEAESTCRRALEINPDSPQALNILGRILQGQNRLAEAEASFHRALEAQADFVDAHISLGVMFEQSGHIQKAKSHLQKALTHSPNNLMVRNNLAKILRREGRIEEAIEMLKTVTLEQIRTKRAFAIPFELGKLYDKVHDTPNAFKQFTHGNELVSETEDAKLADKEKTLRDIDQKQTLLTWGWVDSWNKTPHPAKAAPPFFLVGFPRSGTTLLDQVLNSHPALQVMEEKPCLDVVQNTLLTLPGGYPSLADLTETQLQELRNIYFRETKRYLPSDPNAGLVDKLPLNIMHIPLIIRLFPNARIVLSLRHPCDVVLSNFMQDYQINDAMANFFTLEDAVHYYTKVMGLWQACQTLPSGYFHTIKYESLLVDLPGEIGKLLDFLELDWDDAVLDYRSQIQKRGIINTPSYAQVTEPIYQSAKYRWKRYEAQLKPYIGSLAPFIKAFGYAE; this is translated from the coding sequence ATGTCTTCCCCCAATCAGACGCTCTCTCTGAAACAGGCTTTGTCGTTGGGCGTAACCCACCTCCAGTCCGGACGCCTGAAACCAGCCGAAAGGGTGTTTCAGGCCATTCTGTCCGCCCACCCCCTACACGCCGGAGCCCACCATTACTTGGGCGTCATCGCTTTTAGGACCGGTCGCCTTGAAACCGCCCTATCCCATTTAAATCAAGCCCTGGAGCAACAGCCCAACCTGGCCGAGGCTCACTTCATTCTGGGGAATGTCTACAAAAAATTGGCCCAACAGGAAACGGCAGAACAAAGCTATCGGCAGGCTTTGGCGATCAAGCCTGATTTTCCCATAGTGCTCAACAATTTGGGTGAGCTTCTTCATGAGATGGAACGCTTTGGGGAGGCAGAGGCGTGTTTTCGTCGCGCCGTGGAGATCAAACCCCAATTTGCCGCAGCTTGCAACAACCTGGGCAAGGCGCTACGTGACCTGGGGCGTTTCAAGGAAGCCGAAGCTTGTTATCGACGCGCCTTGGCGCTCAAACCAGCCTATCAGGAGGCTCTATACGGCCTGGCCAACATGTGCCGGGTTCAAAGGCTGAATGCCGAAGCGGAATCGACCTGCCGCCGCGCCCTGGAAATCAATCCCGACTCCCCCCAAGCACTCAATATTTTGGGAAGGATTCTACAGGGTCAAAACCGTCTTGCCGAAGCAGAGGCCTCTTTCCACCGCGCCCTGGAAGCTCAAGCCGATTTCGTCGATGCCCATATCAGCCTGGGGGTTATGTTTGAACAATCCGGCCACATCCAGAAGGCCAAAAGCCATCTTCAAAAAGCGCTCACGCACTCACCAAACAACCTGATGGTGCGCAACAACCTGGCCAAAATCCTGCGGCGGGAGGGTCGGATCGAAGAGGCCATCGAGATGCTCAAGACAGTCACTTTGGAGCAGATACGCACCAAGCGGGCCTTTGCCATTCCGTTTGAACTGGGCAAACTCTACGACAAGGTGCACGACACTCCAAATGCCTTCAAGCAATTCACCCATGGCAATGAATTGGTTTCTGAAACCGAAGATGCCAAGCTGGCCGATAAGGAAAAAACGCTTCGGGATATAGATCAAAAACAGACGCTGCTCACCTGGGGGTGGGTTGATTCCTGGAACAAAACACCCCATCCCGCCAAAGCGGCCCCGCCTTTTTTTCTGGTGGGCTTTCCCCGTTCGGGCACCACCCTTCTCGACCAGGTTCTCAACAGCCACCCCGCTCTACAGGTCATGGAGGAAAAACCTTGCCTGGATGTGGTCCAAAACACCCTTTTGACCCTTCCCGGGGGTTATCCATCCCTGGCCGACCTGACTGAAACGCAACTCCAGGAACTTCGAAACATCTATTTTAGAGAGACTAAGCGCTACCTCCCATCAGATCCCAATGCCGGACTTGTGGACAAGCTGCCTCTTAACATCATGCATATCCCCTTGATCATCAGGCTATTTCCCAACGCCCGGATCGTTCTCTCTCTACGCCATCCCTGTGACGTGGTCCTGTCCAACTTTATGCAGGATTATCAAATCAATGATGCCATGGCCAATTTTTTCACCCTGGAGGATGCCGTCCACTATTACACAAAAGTGATGGGGTTGTGGCAGGCCTGCCAAACTTTGCCATCGGGCTATTTTCACACCATCAAGTATGAATCCCTGCTAGTGGATTTGCCGGGTGAAATCGGCAAGCTCCTGGACTTTTTGGAGCTTGATTGGGACGACGCGGTTTTGGACTATCGAAGCCAGATTCAAAAAAGAGGCATTATCAACACCCCCAGTTATGCACAGGTCACCGAGCCCATCTACCAGTCGGCCAAATACCGCTGGAAGCGCTATGAAGCACAGCTGAAACCATACATTGGCTCCCTGGCCCCCTTCATCAAAGCCTTCGGATATGCCGAATAG
- a CDS encoding sulfotransferase has product MGDPVCGQGTIRHTLDYQGLRAHWNSIFPGFIHEIHHEKLAANQEVESRRLLDYCGLSWDARCLDFHQTDRPVQTASLLQVRKPMYRSSVEG; this is encoded by the coding sequence GTGGGTGACCCAGTCTGTGGACAAGGTACCATCCGCCACACCCTCGATTATCAGGGATTGAGGGCTCATTGGAACAGCATTTTTCCAGGGTTCATACATGAGATCCACCATGAAAAACTGGCTGCCAATCAAGAGGTTGAGAGCCGACGGCTACTCGACTATTGTGGGCTGTCATGGGATGCACGCTGTCTGGACTTTCATCAAACGGATCGCCCGGTACAGACCGCTTCCCTGTTACAGGTCCGCAAACCCATGTATCGCAGCTCGGTAGAGGGGTGA
- a CDS encoding sulfotransferase, with the protein MNRSQRRQQNKQSKTPSGSSPNQLEFQIVTGSSPAATTNPLALLQQALTHHQGGQLPAAVATYRQLLSLQPHNMTALCNLGAALKNLGKLKEAADCFQQALTIQPDQVLVLSNLGLTLQDMGRLDEAIRCFQQALTLDPKQPAIHTNLGLALATQGEMKAAIASQQKALTIAPGFPQAHFSLSQAQKILPEDPRLDQMAALVNQEKTIEGRVYLHFALGKSLADLGRHDEAFRHYLAGNRLQRSRFQFNLRQRKKSFHRYRAQLDQTFFAARQGWGIDDPTPIFIVGLPRSGTTLAEQILASHPDVYGAGELPFIKQILMAKTGAADLGEIPLKIPALNAMDFQQMGRDYLDRLRKQAATAAPLPRFISDKMPFNFIYIGLIRLMLPQARFIHCQRSPRDTCLSIFFAHFSEIHPFAYDLTELGGYYRLYREMMAHWHQLFPGKIHNLSYEKLTRDQEGETRRLLDFCGLNWQENCLHFHNTARSVKTASQVQVRKPLYRSSLQRWRCYEAGLQPLISALGNAPEPD; encoded by the coding sequence ATGAACAGATCCCAACGCAGGCAACAAAACAAACAGTCCAAAACCCCTTCCGGATCCTCTCCCAATCAACTGGAATTCCAGATTGTTACGGGTTCATCGCCTGCTGCCACGACCAACCCCCTGGCCCTTCTGCAACAGGCTTTGACTCACCATCAAGGGGGACAGCTCCCAGCGGCTGTAGCCACCTATCGTCAGTTACTTTCCTTGCAGCCTCACAACATGACGGCGCTGTGCAATCTGGGTGCGGCACTGAAAAATCTGGGTAAACTGAAAGAGGCAGCAGACTGTTTTCAGCAGGCCCTGACCATCCAACCGGATCAAGTCCTGGTGTTGAGCAATCTGGGGCTCACCCTTCAGGATATGGGGCGCCTGGATGAGGCGATTCGCTGTTTTCAACAGGCCCTGACTCTGGATCCCAAGCAACCCGCCATCCACACCAACCTGGGATTGGCCCTGGCCACCCAAGGAGAGATGAAAGCAGCGATTGCCAGCCAACAAAAAGCGCTGACCATCGCCCCCGGCTTTCCCCAAGCCCATTTCAGCCTCTCCCAAGCGCAAAAAATTCTTCCCGAGGATCCCAGGCTGGATCAAATGGCCGCCCTGGTGAACCAGGAAAAAACCATCGAAGGCCGGGTCTACCTCCACTTTGCCCTGGGCAAAAGTTTGGCCGACCTGGGACGCCACGATGAAGCCTTTCGCCACTATCTGGCGGGTAATCGACTGCAACGCAGCCGCTTTCAATTTAATCTGAGACAGCGCAAAAAAAGCTTTCATCGCTACCGCGCCCAGCTGGATCAAACCTTTTTTGCAGCCAGGCAAGGGTGGGGAATCGATGATCCCACCCCGATTTTTATTGTAGGCCTGCCCCGCTCCGGCACCACCTTGGCAGAGCAAATTTTGGCCAGCCATCCAGACGTTTACGGTGCCGGGGAGCTGCCCTTCATCAAGCAGATTTTAATGGCCAAAACCGGTGCTGCCGACCTGGGTGAAATTCCTCTCAAGATACCTGCTCTCAACGCGATGGATTTTCAGCAGATGGGGCGGGACTATCTGGACCGGCTTCGCAAGCAAGCCGCCACCGCCGCCCCCCTTCCCCGTTTTATCAGCGACAAGATGCCCTTCAATTTTATCTATATCGGGCTCATTCGTCTCATGCTCCCCCAAGCCCGCTTCATCCACTGCCAACGCTCCCCCCGGGATACCTGTCTCTCCATTTTTTTCGCCCATTTTTCCGAAATCCACCCTTTTGCCTATGACCTCACCGAGCTGGGGGGCTACTATCGGCTCTACCGGGAAATGATGGCGCACTGGCACCAGCTTTTTCCCGGAAAAATTCATAACCTCTCTTATGAAAAACTGACCCGGGATCAGGAGGGGGAGACCCGACGACTGCTCGATTTTTGCGGACTAAATTGGCAAGAAAACTGCCTTCACTTTCACAACACAGCCAGATCCGTCAAAACTGCCAGCCAAGTACAAGTACGCAAGCCCCTTTACCGAAGCTCCTTGCAACGTTGGCGATGCTATGAAGCAGGGCTGCAACCTTTAATCTCAGCTTTGGGAAACGCACCGGAGCCGGATTGA
- a CDS encoding sulfotransferase, whose product MDTKSPRNEQNTPPREKSPSGDPGKTASQSSTPPEAIAALKQGVAHHQTGQLDQAIAWYRRTLTIDPQNINAMNNIGAVLKMQGKLKEAEQHLKRALAINPHFASAHNSLGVVLKNMGRLDEAIRHLRQAIALQANYANAHHNLANALLESGHLAESEKHHRKVLAIKPNDIISICNISYLHKHTENDDLIRTMESLLANTPSQGDQINLNFTLGKAMADLGQYSKSFQYFAKGNALKRESFQYNIETSKNVVRHLRELCTAPYLEERKDSGHPNPTPIFIIGMIRSGTSLLEQILASHPKVYGGGELNFVNQILFKDRPFAEVSLAGEVPNYFSGLNAEEIAQLGAEYIGKIRELSADAVHIVDKMPFNFLYIGLIRTILPQARFIHIRRSPLDTCLSIYRINFGNHLPFAYDLTELGQYYRLYLQMMAHWNKVLPGVIHEISYEELTANQEQETRRVLAFCDLEWDDCCLHFHKTNRPVRTASFQQVRRSMYQTSVDGWKRYKDELQPLIMALGDAVDDVSLTD is encoded by the coding sequence ATGGACACCAAATCACCACGGAATGAACAAAACACCCCTCCCCGGGAAAAAAGTCCGTCAGGTGATCCCGGGAAAACCGCCTCTCAGAGTTCCACGCCTCCAGAGGCCATTGCCGCGCTGAAACAAGGGGTGGCCCACCACCAGACCGGCCAGCTGGATCAGGCCATTGCCTGGTATCGCCGGACTTTGACGATTGACCCCCAAAATATCAATGCCATGAATAACATTGGGGCTGTTCTCAAGATGCAGGGAAAGCTGAAAGAGGCCGAACAGCATCTGAAACGAGCACTCGCCATCAACCCCCATTTTGCCTCAGCGCACAATAGCCTTGGGGTCGTCCTGAAAAACATGGGCCGACTGGATGAAGCGATCCGACACCTCCGGCAGGCTATCGCCCTCCAAGCAAATTATGCAAACGCCCACCACAACCTTGCCAATGCCCTGTTGGAATCAGGCCACCTTGCGGAATCAGAAAAGCATCATCGCAAAGTACTTGCCATCAAACCGAATGACATTATATCCATTTGTAATATTTCATATTTACACAAACACACCGAAAATGATGATCTTATTCGCACCATGGAATCCCTGCTGGCCAATACCCCGTCCCAGGGTGATCAAATCAATCTAAATTTTACGCTTGGCAAAGCCATGGCTGACTTGGGACAATATTCAAAATCCTTTCAATATTTTGCAAAAGGCAACGCCCTAAAAAGAGAAAGCTTTCAATATAATATCGAAACAAGCAAAAATGTCGTTCGCCATCTTCGCGAACTATGCACAGCCCCCTACCTGGAAGAGCGTAAAGACAGCGGCCATCCAAATCCCACCCCCATTTTCATCATCGGCATGATCCGTTCCGGAACCTCCCTTTTGGAACAGATCTTGGCCAGTCATCCAAAAGTATACGGTGGGGGAGAACTCAACTTTGTCAATCAAATTCTTTTCAAAGACCGACCGTTTGCAGAGGTGTCGTTGGCGGGAGAGGTTCCCAATTATTTTTCCGGCTTGAATGCAGAGGAGATTGCGCAACTGGGGGCCGAATATATCGGTAAAATACGCGAACTATCCGCTGATGCTGTTCACATCGTGGATAAAATGCCCTTCAATTTTCTTTACATCGGTCTTATCCGGACCATACTTCCCCAGGCCCGATTCATCCATATCCGCCGTTCTCCGTTGGACACCTGCCTGTCCATATACCGGATTAATTTCGGCAACCATCTGCCTTTTGCCTATGATTTGACCGAGTTGGGACAATACTATCGACTTTACCTGCAGATGATGGCGCACTGGAACAAAGTGCTCCCGGGGGTCATACACGAAATTTCATACGAAGAGTTGACTGCCAACCAGGAGCAGGAAACCCGCAGGGTCCTGGCCTTTTGTGATCTGGAGTGGGATGATTGCTGTCTCCATTTTCACAAGACCAACAGGCCAGTGCGTACGGCAAGTTTTCAGCAGGTCCGCCGCTCCATGTACCAGACCTCCGTGGATGGCTGGAAACGTTATAAAGACGAACTACAGCCACTGATCATGGCCCTGGGGGATGCCGTGGATGACGTTTCCCTGACTGATTGA
- a CDS encoding sulfotransferase translates to MNDTDEPLDQKQTGATGKSGHSGKTNTANPENTPLQAIAALQQGVAKHQAGQLDQAIGWYQQALAIDPQNTDAFSNMAVALKGQGKLQAAAESLKKALAIKPDFASAHNNLGVILKELHAYDEATDHFKKALALTPDFAQAQHNLGNALAEAGKIEEAMVYLEKTLALKPDWCKAHYSLTHIRKYRVYDPQIRTMESLHARVTDREERIALCFALGKAMIDLKEHAKGFQYLLEANRLKRATFQFDIERSTKDFMAFTKHFNQAFLDSKAGWGHSDSTPIFIVGMPRSGTTLVEQILASHPEVHGGGELPFLADAVREKLFAVGQQSVLPLTAQMDRQGFDQLGAAIVGKLRSLSPQARFITDKMPINFLYIGLIRLFLPQAKIIHCVRSPLDTCLSIFRTNFTGDQPFAYDLTELGRFYQLYRQLMTHWHQMFPGAIYDIHYEKIIADQEGESRRLLDHCGLEWDDRCLSFQKTQRTVRTASLEQVRQPIYSNSIGTWKSYEKELQPLIKALGDCI, encoded by the coding sequence ATGAACGATACCGACGAACCGCTTGATCAGAAACAAACTGGAGCAACCGGAAAGTCCGGTCATAGCGGAAAAACCAACACCGCCAACCCGGAAAACACACCTCTTCAAGCGATTGCCGCACTGCAACAAGGAGTTGCCAAACACCAAGCGGGTCAACTGGACCAGGCCATTGGCTGGTATCAGCAGGCCCTGGCGATCGACCCTCAAAACACCGACGCCTTCAGCAACATGGCTGTAGCCCTCAAGGGTCAGGGCAAGCTCCAGGCGGCGGCTGAAAGCCTGAAAAAAGCCCTCGCCATCAAGCCTGACTTTGCCTCCGCTCATAACAATCTGGGGGTGATCCTCAAAGAGTTGCACGCCTATGACGAAGCAACAGATCATTTCAAAAAAGCCCTGGCCTTAACCCCCGATTTTGCCCAAGCCCAGCACAATCTCGGCAACGCTCTGGCCGAAGCGGGAAAGATCGAGGAGGCGATGGTTTATCTGGAAAAAACCCTGGCTCTGAAGCCCGATTGGTGCAAAGCCCACTACAGCCTCACCCACATTCGCAAATATCGGGTATACGACCCCCAAATTCGCACCATGGAGTCCCTCCATGCCCGAGTCACCGATCGGGAGGAGCGCATCGCCCTCTGCTTCGCCCTCGGCAAGGCGATGATCGACCTGAAAGAACACGCCAAGGGGTTTCAATATCTTCTGGAAGCAAACCGACTCAAGCGCGCCACCTTTCAGTTTGACATCGAAAGAAGCACCAAGGATTTCATGGCATTCACAAAACATTTCAACCAAGCTTTTCTGGATTCAAAGGCGGGTTGGGGCCATTCAGACTCTACCCCCATTTTTATCGTCGGCATGCCCCGCTCCGGCACCACCCTGGTAGAACAGATTTTGGCTAGCCATCCAGAGGTGCATGGGGGTGGGGAACTCCCCTTCCTAGCGGATGCAGTACGGGAAAAATTGTTTGCTGTGGGACAACAGTCGGTCCTGCCCTTGACCGCCCAGATGGATCGGCAGGGGTTCGATCAGCTGGGGGCGGCCATCGTTGGCAAGCTCAGAAGCCTCTCCCCCCAGGCCCGCTTTATCACCGATAAAATGCCGATCAATTTTCTCTACATCGGCCTGATCCGGCTCTTTCTGCCCCAAGCCAAAATCATCCACTGCGTCCGCTCCCCCCTGGACACCTGCCTGTCCATTTTTCGAACCAATTTTACCGGGGATCAACCCTTTGCCTATGACCTGACAGAGCTGGGCCGTTTTTATCAGCTCTACCGGCAGTTGATGACCCACTGGCACCAGATGTTTCCCGGGGCCATTTACGATATCCATTATGAAAAAATCATCGCCGATCAGGAGGGGGAGAGCCGTCGACTCCTCGACCATTGTGGCCTGGAATGGGATGATCGCTGCCTCTCCTTTCAAAAGACCCAAAGAACAGTCCGCACCGCCAGTCTGGAGCAGGTCCGCCAGCCCATCTATTCCAATTCCATCGGCACCTGGAAATCATACGAAAAAGAACTGCAGCCCCTGATCAAAGCCTTGGGGGACTGTATTTAG